One window of Branchiostoma lanceolatum isolate klBraLanc5 chromosome 8, klBraLanc5.hap2, whole genome shotgun sequence genomic DNA carries:
- the LOC136439494 gene encoding tripartite motif-containing protein 3-like: MSTSTTHQAETTPGIKGTTAMATKTFDVDGPAYSVTMSRSGKIAVSLTGCQISIYDSEGVYLLTFPTVVVTKKERWETTFISPHDVSYGSMHNDDISVVGGNNVSHYVVMYDRAGNFKIGFAIPRVSAPRRIALDRMSKRAFVTETDGHRGQVNVFRMNGMLKQKFGRRQGLVHPTGITVDNEDRILVADSYTAYIYVYRDNGQFLFKFPGKGSNEGQLNLPIDIGTDSSRNIIVADSGNRRVELFTSRGELIRYIATDVDPLGIAVGPDGQLVLIEKSKKKVTILMNY; encoded by the exons ATGTCAACAAGCACGACACACCAGGCAGAAACGACTCCAG GAATAAAGGGAACAACGGCCATGGCAACAAAAACTTTTGATGTCGACGGGCCTGCTTACTCAGTCACTATGTCTAGAAGTGGGAAAATAGCTGTGTCTTTAACAGGGTGTCAAATCAGCATCTATGACAGTGAGGGCGTTTACCTCCTGACTTTCCCAACAGTCGTGGTGACAAAAAAGGAACGATGGGAAACGACTTTTATTTCTCCCCACGATGTCTCTTATGGCTCCATGCACAACGATGATATTTCAGTTGTAGGAGGGAATAACGTATCCCACTATGTCGTGATGTATGATCGTGCTGGGAACTTTAAAATCGGTTTTGCCATTCCTCGTGTCTCAGCCCCTCGCAGAATTGCTCTGGACAGAATGTCCAAGCGCGCCTTTGTGACAGAAACGGACGGGCACCGAGGGCAGGTAAATGTGTTCCGGATGAACGGGATGCTCAAGCAAAAGTTCGGGCGGCGACAGGGCTTGGTGCACCCGACAGGCATCACAGTGGACAACGAAGACCGCATCCTAGTGGCAGACTCCTACACTGCCTACATCTACGTGTATCGAGACAATGGACAGTTCCTATTCAAGTTTCCAGGGAAAGGGAGTAACGAAGGCCAGCTAAACCTCCCCATTGACATCGGTACGGACAGTTCTCGTAACATCATCGTGGCTGACTCGGGAAACAGGCGGGTGGAGCTGTTCACAAGCCGCGGGGAGCTCATCCGGTACATCGCTACTGATGTCGACCCACTGGGTATTGCCGTGGGTCCAGACGGACAGTTGGTCCTGATTGAAAAGTCGAAAAAGAAAGTGACCATTCTGATGAACTATTGA